ATAATTTCTTTATCtgttgttaggctacggattttagttattgatctgactccaaattgcgataaacacttaacacatgagtcgttatgtcctaatccacacactggtgcacctaacaattttgcgagttcgttctgtcaaagagatgaCCAGttgatcaatcagaccgaatttactaggggtgtaacgattcatcgatacacatcgattaatcgatataatgctctacgatttattggcatcgatgctaaacgtaaacatcgatttatatcgccgtgtttgacctcggacattagacgcgactttattttgaaatccagttcattgttgcttgcttcctctttccgggagcagtgcgcgcggcgttgttgtgttgtgagcagagcaggcacgtgaaaggggagtcgacaactagtacgcggctcctgggctggtgctatggctagtgtccaaaaagacgaggaaatttgctcccctttaggcttcaagtcattcgtttggaagcactttggattccaaagaaaagatggctcaacggacaagacacgtgcagtttgtaaatcctgccatgcggtgatcaaatattcagggaccacaaatctcgccgcacatttaaagagaaaacacgacatcaaagttcagtgttaaaataccgtttttttccgtgtatagtgcgcaaaattgaacgaatttattgtcctaaaatctggggtgcgcataatacatgggtacaaaaaataatttttttttttttaatttttttttttttttttttttagaaaacaaaaccaacaacaggactgaccgacaaagacgtggaacaaaaagacagggtgacattaccaaagacaggaacagaaagcaaacagacatcatgacagtaacacatgcaatgatccgacggtgagcgaggggcagacaggacttaaatacaaaacacgttacatcgattgaggtgacacaggaagagaggggcgacgcgaacagaaactatggcaacttagacacatagcaaaactggggacgagacgtgacaaatgtccctcgaaatgaaacttgaaatcaccaagttttggtttccaagggtgtttttattcctcttcaacgtctctcccatacagagccgcctttttcacgtccgcacgcctctttcccgtgcgcgcacggagctcggtggtgcgtttatgggcagtcggagaaatcaacgccaacaaaaaaaattacatccagcctagttaagaccataccaaagactataaaaatgggacccgatgcctccctgcgtgtgtgacgatcattgggacttaaaaaaaaaaaaaaaagaaaaaaaaaattcataaaaaaaaattcataaaaattgggtgcgtattatacatgagtacaggcttttttccagcatcagcatgccatttttagggtgcgtattatacatgggggcgcactatacacagaaaaaaacggtatattttttatttaaaaaaaatatatattgatcgTAGaacactatatcgcgatatatcgtgaatgaatcgcagcaggctttaagatatcggcaaatatcgtattgtagttctttgtatcggtatgatatcgtattgtgacaaaacccgcgatttacacccctagaatttaccaattgtttattcctgacaaagcaagctaatacaggcgcctgggtcccgggtccctcacactaaaaCTCGTGTGTTCTTGTTACCATcaagagacaacacattcttccgggttgcccagttataaagaaacacaatatgaatattcaaacatgcaaaacattGTGTGATGGTTGGTCGATGGCACTCTCCTCCCCGTCTGGGTGTTAGTGCTGAATGCAGGTGTCGGGCCTCAGCTGTCTGACGGTTGAGTCCGACCACCAGGACGAGGTGTTATTCTTGTTCCTCACCGGCCTCAAGATGTTCTTGTCCGGTGTCCTCCCTCTCTGGGCCGATGATACATCCCTGAGGTGTTCTTGTCAGgagtcctccctgtctggaccgaTGGTATATCCTGTTCCACAACACTTCAAAGAAAACGACTTCGTGCagttgcctgcacattccttaccCCCCACCATGCGACTACACGAgcacagccatccatccatccatccatccatccatccatccatcttcttccgcttatccggggtcgggtcgcgggggcagcagcttcacgagggactcccagacttccctctccccagccacttcatctagctcatcccgggggatcccaaggcgttcccaggccagctgagagacatagtctctccagcgcgtcctgggtcgtccccggggtctcctaccggtgggacatgcccggaacacctccccagggaagcGTCCAGGAGaaatcctgatgagatgcccgagccacctcatctgggtcctctcaacgtggaggaccagcgactctactccgagtctctcccggatgaccgaacttctcaccctatctttaagggagagcccggacatcctgcggagaaaactcatttcgtccgcttgtatccgggatctcgttctttcggtcacgacccatagcttgtgaccataggtgagggtagaagcgtaaatcgaccgataaattgagagctttgtgtcaggtctaaataccatcagacatttatttacacgctggaaactaagaggagaagacaaccagtattcttttgctcgcgaggagaattaggtagaaggcccagttcacagtcctccaccaattctggactTCCCCCACcgctatctcctctttttactttgggttgccctggttacaagaggcgttgctacactaaagggaggggagagtgtgactgtagcaacgctgtttcagctagctaataatgttgtgtggtgcgaggccgcatggccttggccgatctgtgaccccaggaatgcagagtctgttcttagatggttggcagcctcgttcccggcagcaatctccaaacctggatgccgtgtccctgtaaaacaatgctctagactttcttgctacatttcacacaataataataatgagtaaataatcagatacctctcgtgcatacactctaacaaacgttaagtaccgttttttccgtgtatagtgcgcccccatgtatagtacgcaccctaaaaatggcaggctgatgctggaaaaaagcttgtacccatgtataatacgcacccaatttttatgaattttttaaaaaaaaaattaatttttttttttttttttaagtcccaaagatcgtcacacacgcagggaggcaatgggtcccatttttatagtctttggtatggtcttaactaggctggatgtcattttttttgttggcgttgatttctccgactgcccctaaacgcaccaccgcgctccgtgcgcgcaggggaaagaggcggctctgtatgggagagacgttgaagaggaataaaaacacccttggaaaccaaaacttgcccctcgtcgtgactcggagccgcaacaaatgtttcggatttgtgtagggtacattgtgacagacggcaaactagcaggtgatcgagcgagcgtctgatacaagagcattgcggtcgtatggagcgtgtttgaaatgaacagcagagacgaaaggaacaaggcaaagtgttgtgaaataaaatattacctgtaatacgcattttgttatttgctgattgaaactgctaattaaactgtgaattgaaactaataggtggagaactgaactctcgctctttatatagctgacgtgtcttgcgcaacctttctgcgcatctgtaatggcggcctccgtatgacgtccggtccgcgatggagattaaaaaacaaacaatatttgacaataacacaccatcgaggattgcaccatcgcatcaaacgatgtgtcgtcaattatgaattttactaagtgtgttgggcaggatggctgaatgcgatgcgcgattgacaacaaacaagaagaaaggtgagttttatttcgggggagatttgtcatgtctcgtccccagttttgctatgtgtctaggttgccatagtttctgttcgcgtcacccctctcttcctgtgtcacctcaatcgatgtaacgtgttttgtatttaagtcctgtctgcccctcgctcaccgttggatcattgcatgtgttactgtcattctgttcctgtctttggtaatgtcaccctgtctttttgttccacgactttgtcggtcagtcctgttgttggttttgttgtaccattactttctttaaaaaaaaaaaaaaaaaattaaaaattttttttgtacccatttataatacgcaccccagattttaggacaataaattagttaaatattgcgcactatacacggaaaaaaacggtagatgtgagataacttgcatgaagtctacttactTTAGCGTCGAAAGCGgagtgcgaggaggctgaagagggtcAAGCGCGGGGgcatccgggccaggctggcggccaaccctgctcgcccggccgtgccttccattcttctggtgaatattcgatcgctggacaacaaaatggattacatttgcttgctgcgatctacaaaccggacagtgcgggactgctgtgtgctcgtgttcactgagactctgccgtacatctgcagcggctagcgtgctatcgggcagaccgggccattgtacaagggggaaaatctcgtggaggtggaatatgcgtctacatccgtgacgaatggtgccgggactctgtattggtatgcaagcactgctcgccactggcagagtttgtgatcattaagtgccgtcctttttacctgccaagggaatttaccgcgattctgctggtcgcggtttacatcacgccttccaacatcgaaggcgacagaaTCGCGGCTCTtcgtgaactgtaccaggctgtcagagaacaacagacagcgcaccctgacggtttcaccatcttagctggggattttaatcatgctaatctgaagtctgtttttccgaggcttcaccagcatgttaattttcctacgcgtggcgacagcttcctggacctggtctactcttcgcataaaggagctttcaaagccgcccccctcccccatcttggcctttctgaccatatcactgttatgcttttgctcgcatacagacaaatggtgagagcatccagaccggttcgaaagcgggcctgagggtgcctctgatgcgcttcgggactgctttggctctcctgactgggacatgtttaggagggctagcacttgcgacgatcggacagacattgaggagtatactgactctgtttccttctacatcaggaagtgcattgatgatgtgactcactcaaaatccatcgtcgctcgtgctaaccggaagccatggctgacgggggctgtcttcaggctgctgagggccagggacaaagcctttagagggggggatgaggctggcttgagtactgcgagggccgacctgtcccggggcatcaaagaagcaaagagggcgttctcttgcaaaattaccgcccactttaaggacagcagggacgcacggagcctttggcagggcattcagaccatcacggactacaagcccgcaccgcagagctgtgaaggggacgtctgtctgctcaatgaccttaaccgcttctttgctcactttgacgctcagaacagcacttgcccgctgaaggccactcccccttgacacgagctgcccctgtgcctctccgccgacatcatcatcatcgtcatcatcttgtcgctcagacattaggtacatccgagccatcttgtcctccatgggcgatattgctgtagtgatgagacggttaaacagagcacgcaggcaaggaacacaacaacatccacacaaggtgagtatagcagcaaatactgcaactgatatcaaaatggaggacacaagggctttatacttcccaaaaacatccatccatttgtcccacactgatgtgtccacaccagagtgctctttcatcctcgcattgagggattgcaggcctgcaattgccctcgtcaggctcccatcaggggcggtgttgttggggatgaaggtgtagcattgttctccgaacattgcgcagacccctcctttctcagacaacaacatatcaagagcaatacgGTTCTGGAATGCCGTTAGGGAGgtcgtggctagctgttcatgcactgcctcaagccctgcttgtgtccaattgcccaatttttgcacattgtagtggatgtaatttattctgtctacgttcttgttcaccgtacaccaccagcaaatggaggactcccatcctgcCGCAATTTGGTCTACTAATTTGTATTCACTAGGAACCCCTCTGGGCACTCCAATTGCATCTATGTAAGTCGGATCACTGTCGCCTTTCCAATTTAAAGATCTTTTGGTTCTACCGACTTTAACCCATCCCACCGGCAACACACTTTGTGCCCTATCCACAAGATTCATGGTAGTCACAGGATATATGGAGGTGGGCAAAATTAGGGTGACTAAAGCACAATTACCCGTTCGATTTCTTAGCAGACGATCAAAAATAGTACTATCGCCGCACCACCACCATATATCGCTTCGTGACACAGGAACAAAGGATGCACCAGTGTCAATTTCGCTGCACCAGTCATCTGACAGGTCTCCCAGCTTTTTTCCCGATCCAATCATGTTAATACATGTAAAATTTCCCTTGGCCACATTCTTTGAaaacaatggcttctttttctcAACAGTTGTCATAGGGAACACTTTATCCCACATTACATAATCTGGGCTAGGGTTTGTAGTAGAcatgacagatttcacacaatctttggtcaatggtgacggtacaacataaagcaatggccGGGGGCCCATACAAACAACGCATTCCGTTTTTGCTGCTTGTGCAGCTTGTTCTACTAATAATAACCAATTGTTAGTTTTGCCAGTTACAGCCGTAGTAACTTGAAAccaattatccacattcattctTGACATATTTACTGCCACTACAGAAGGTACCTGTGGTAAAGCAATTTGAGCAGCAGTTCTCTGATCAGGTAAACTTTGATGGTGTATTTTTTGTGATTGTTTtttatcaaccaattttatctttatcaggcCCAAGGGGTCTTTTCCTGATACATCCACGCCCAACACCAAATAAAAATCATTAATCGAGGACTCCCCCATACAACCTGGTAATTGCAAAACAGAGGATCCCAGGTTCCCTGCTGTTCAAAATGAGTATGGGTTACTTTCAAGATTTGATATAGTCACTAAGATCGGATTGTACTGCCCTTCTTTCACTGGCAGCACTTGCCCTCTTGTCAAAGTAATTCCGTTCtttaaaatctttccccatgaTACAGTGTGAGTGGAAACGTGCCCCTTAGACCCAGTGTTCCACAGCACATTTGCCCACTCACACCACGGTACTGCATCTACAGCAGTCATTGTTAAAGTACACATCATACTTCttccatggcagtccagatccgcTACAGCGGATCAcgctgcaaaggtcaaattgatagGTTACCGTGGTCCCCTTTT
This genomic interval from Syngnathus typhle isolate RoL2023-S1 ecotype Sweden linkage group LG11, RoL_Styp_1.0, whole genome shotgun sequence contains the following:
- the LOC133162710 gene encoding uncharacterized protein LOC133162710 — its product is MNLVDRAQSVLPVGWVKVGRTKRSLNWKGDSDPTYIDAIGVPRGVPSEYKLVDQIAAGWESSICWWCTVNKNVDRINYIHYNVQKLGNWTQAGLEAVHEQLATTSLTAFQNRIALDMLLSEKGGVCAMFGEQCYTFIPNNTAPDGSLTRAIAGLQSLNARMKEHSGVDTSVWDKWMDVFGKYKALVSSILISVAVFAAILTLCGCCCVPCLRALFNRLITTAISPMEDKMARMYLMSERQDDDDDDDVGGEAQGQLVSRGSGLQRASAVLSVKRSNIHQKNGRHGRASRVGRQPGPDAPALDPLQPPRTPLSTLKDTASRFGDCCRERGCQPSKNRLCIPGVTDRPRPCGLAPHNIIS